One Oncorhynchus masou masou isolate Uvic2021 chromosome 18, UVic_Omas_1.1, whole genome shotgun sequence DNA window includes the following coding sequences:
- the LOC135504664 gene encoding IQ motif and SEC7 domain-containing protein 1-like isoform X3, with the protein MVDKAWRKSWQFIENRMSLRVKKQSSPTVERKSDVEGDARPSESDGGASYRGPVISPDRFEGPLYGHGVQPGPQRPPRRPKLQHSQSILRKQAEEEAIKRSRSLSEGYELSADLQDKQVEMLERKYGGRFITRHAARTIQTAFRQYQMNKNFERLRSSMSENRMSRRIVLSNMRMQFSFEGPEKVHSSYFEGKQVSLTDDGTPLALVQSECGDMEVHHQANMASHPASQNDLTDAITELEDAFSRQVKSLAESIDDALNCRSLQGDEGLDHEAMGCPEVEREVAYQVKPHRGVAGRMREDMMASYSDVTLFIDEEELSPSMGLSRGSGDQPSSIESDLRLRSANSSQEYWPLDTKDEGHDTDTSCRSTPSLECQEQRLRVDHLPLLTIEPPSDSSAEHSDRSDRSSVKRPPVYEPHGGSHIVASSKASPKHISHGPPPRAPSRDDEAPLRHRHRALESHLAINGSANRQSKSESDFSDGDNDSINSTSNSNDTINCSSESSRDSLREQTLCKQTYHKETRNSWDSPVFSNDVIRKRHYRIGLNLFNKKPEKGVQYLTERGFVPDTPVGVAHFLLQRKGLSRQMIGEFLGNRQKQFNRDVLDCVVDEMDFSSMELDEALRKFQNHIRVQGEAQKVERLIEAYSQRYCICNPTVVRQFRNPDTIFILAFAIILLNTDMYSPNVKPERKMKLEDFVKNLRGVDDGEDIPRETLVGIYERIRKRELKTNEDHVSQVQKVEKLIVGKKPIGSLHHGIGCVLSLPHRRLVCYCRLFEVPDPNKLQKLGLHQREIFLFNDLLVVTKIFQKKKNSVTYSFRQSFSLYGMQVLMFENQYYGNGIRLTSAIPGADIKVLINFNAPNPQDRKKFTDDLRESIAEVQEMEKYRIESELEKQKGVVRPSMSQSSGLKKEAGNGNMNRASLDDTYTMGEGLKRSALSSSLRDLSEAGKRGRRSSAGSLDSNMEGSIINSPHIRRRATTPRSEGPPRGHPTIPNSSSLLGSLFGSKRGKPSSQSHPPLPLPGHPTLISHTPHPSNLHHTAQQVAQAQLHHSQYCHVQQNPPPYHHHHHYHPPPHTQYHQHPAAYASSSHTHQHTHPHPHVPQHSHGTHSQHSHHASHSQHAPHHHSQLQGPAPSGPKPKHSGISTVV; encoded by the exons TGTGGAGGGGGATGCGCGGCCCAGTGAGAGTGACGGTGGAGCAAGCTACAGGGGCCCAGTGATAAGCCCAGACCGCTTCGAGGGTCCCCTCTACGGCCACGGGGTGCAGCCGGGCCCCCAGCGCCCCCCCCGCAGGCCCAAGCTCCAGCACTCGCAGTCCATCCTTCGCAAGCAGGCCGAGGAGGAGGCCATCAAGCGCTCCCGCTCGCTCTCCGAGGGCTATGAGCTCTCCGCTGACCTCCAGGACAAACAG GTGGAGATGCTGGAGCGTAAATATGGAGGACGCTTCATAACCCGGCATGCGGCCCGCACCATCCAGACAGCCTTCCGCCAGTACCAGATGAACAAAAACTTTGAGCGTCTCAGGAGTTCTATGTCTGAGAACCGCATGTCCCGACGCATCGTTCTGTCCAACATGAGGATGCAGTTCTCCTTCGAGGGCCCTGAGAAAGTCCACAGCTCCTACTTCGAGGGGAAACAGGTGTCCCTGACAGACGACGGCACCCCCCTGGCCTTGGTACAGTCCGAGTGCGGGGACATGGAGGTCCACCACCAGGCCAACATGGCGTCTCACCCTGCTTCCCAGAACGACCTGACGGACGCCATCACGGAGTTGGAGGACGCCTTCTCCAGGCAGGTGAAGTCTCTGGCCGAGTCCATTGATGACGCCTTGAACTGCCGCAGCCTGCAGGGCGACGAGGGTCTTGACCATGAGGCCATGGGCTGCCccgaggtagagagggaggtggcCTATCAGGTGAAGCCTCACCGCGGGGTGGCGGGGCGCATGCGAGAGGACATGATGGCGTCCTACAGCGATGTGACTCTGTTTATCGACGAGGAGGAGCTGTCTCCCTCTATGGGGCTATCGCGGGGGTCAGGTGACCAGCCCTCCAGCATTGAGTCAGACCTACGCCTGCGCTCAGCCAACTCCTCCCAGGAGTACTGGCCCCTGGACACCAAAGATGAGGGGCATGACACAGACACCAGCTGCCGCAGCACCCCTTCCCTGGAGTGCCAGGAGCAGCGGCTCAGGGTGGACCACCTCCCCCTGCTGACCATCGAGCCGCCAAGCGACAGCTCCGCCGAACACAGTGACCGCTCTGACCGTAGCTCCGTCAAACGGCCGCCCGTCTACGAGCCTCACGGGGGCAGCCACATCGTGGCGTCCTCCAAGGCTAGCCCCAAACACATCTCTCATGGCCCACCCCCGCGGGCACCCTCCAGGGACGACGAGGCACCCCTCCGCCACCGCCACCGGGCGCTGGAAAGCCACCTGGCCATCAACGGCTCTGCCAATCGGCAAAGCAAGTCTGAGTCTGACTTCTCGGACGGGGATAACGACAGCATCAACAGCACATCGAACTCCAACGACACCATCAATTGCAGCTCTGAGTCGTCCAGGGACAGCCTGAGGGAGCAGACACTCTGCAAGCAGACATACCACAAAGAGACACGTAACAGCTGGGACTCGCCCGTCTTCAGCAACGATGTGATCCGCAAAAGGCACTACCGCATCGGCCTGAACCTCTTCAACAA GAAGCCAGAGAAAGGCGTACAGTACTTGACTGAGAGAGGGTTCGTCCCGGACACACCTGTGGGTGTGGCTCACTTCCTGCTTCAGAGGAAGGGCCTGAGCAGGCAGATGATTGGAGAGTTCCTGGGCAACCGTCAGAAACAGTTCAACAGAGACGTCCTGGA CTGTGTGGTGGATGAGATGGATTTCTCGTCAATGGAGCTGGACGAGGCACTGAGAAAGTTCCAGAACCACATTCGGGTCCAGGGAGAGGCCCAGAAGGTGGAGCGCCTCATCGAAGCCTACAG CCAACGCTACTGCATCTGTAACCCCACGGTAGTGCGACAGTTCCGGAACCCTGACACCATCTTCATCCTGGCCTTCGCCATCATCCTCCTCAACACAGACATGTACAGCCCCAACGTCAAGCCGGAGAGGAAGATGAAGCTGGAGGACTTTGTCAAGAACCTccgag gggTGGATGATGGGGAGGACATCCCCAGGGAGACTCTGGTGGGAATTTATGAAAGGATCAGGAAGAGGGAGCTGAAGACAAACGAGGACCACGTGTCTCAGGTTCAGAAGGTGGAGAAACTCATAGTGGGGAAGAAACCG ATTGGATCTCTCCACCATGGAATAGGATGT GTGCTGTCCCTGCCCCATCGCAGGCTAGTGTGCTACTGTCGACTGTTTGAAGTGCCAGACCCCAACAAGCTCCAGAAGTTAGGCCTGCACCAGCGGGAGATCTTCCTGTTTAATGACCTTCTGGTG GTGACAAAGATTTTCCAGAAGAAGAAGAACTCTGTGACATACAGCTTCCGGcagtctttctctctgtatgggATGCAGGTTCTGATGTTTGAGAACCAGT ATTACGGGAATGGAATCAGACTTACATCAGCCATACCAGGTGCCGACATCAAGGTCCTCATCAACTTTAATGCGCCCAACCCCCAGGACCGCAAGAAGTTCACTGACGACCTGCGAGAGTCTATCGCCGAGGTCCAGGAAATGGAGAAATACAGGATAGAGT CTGAGCTTGAGAAGCAGAAAGGGGTGGTGAGGCCCAGTATGTCCCAGAGCTCTGGGCTGAAGAAGGAGGCTGGCAATGGCAACATGAACCGTGCCAGTCTGGATGACACCTACACCATGGGCGAGGGCCTGAAGAGGAGCGCCCTCAGCAGCTCCCTCCGCGACCTCTCCGAAGCAG GCAAGCGTGGGCGTCGCAGCAGTGCAGGATCACTAGACAGCAATATGGAA GGGTCCATCATTAACAGTCCTCACATACGCCGGAGAGCCACAACCCCACGCAGTGAGGGCCCGCCCCGGGGCCACCCTACCATCCccaactcctcctccctcctcggGTCGCTCTTTGGCAGCAAACGGGGGAAGCCTTCATCCCAgagccatcctcctcttcctctgcctgGTCACCCCACCCTCATCTCCCACACGCCCCATCCGTCCAACCTTCACCACACAGCCCAGCAGGTAGCCCAGGCCCAGCTCCACCACTCCCAGTACTGCCACGTCCAACAGAACCcccctccctaccaccaccaccaccattaccaccccCCTCCCCATACACAGTACCACCAGCACCCGGCAGCATATGCATcctcctcccacacacaccaacacacccaccCCCACCCGCATGTACCACAGCACAGCCACGGCACCCATAGCCAGCATTCCCATCACGCCTCACACTCCCAGCATGCCCCTCACCACCACAGTCAGCTGCAGGGCCCGGCACCCAGCGGGCCCAAACCCAAACACAGTGGCATCAGCACCGTGGTGTGA
- the LOC135504664 gene encoding IQ motif and SEC7 domain-containing protein 1-like isoform X2, which yields MDKPSVWRAVVSSTDPRRPRSESSTPPRGGTHPGRPSSAMSYRLYDIVEGDARPSESDGGASYRGPVISPDRFEGPLYGHGVQPGPQRPPRRPKLQHSQSILRKQAEEEAIKRSRSLSEGYELSADLQDKQVEMLERKYGGRFITRHAARTIQTAFRQYQMNKNFERLRSSMSENRMSRRIVLSNMRMQFSFEGPEKVHSSYFEGKQVSLTDDGTPLALVQSECGDMEVHHQANMASHPASQNDLTDAITELEDAFSRQVKSLAESIDDALNCRSLQGDEGLDHEAMGCPEVEREVAYQVKPHRGVAGRMREDMMASYSDVTLFIDEEELSPSMGLSRGSGDQPSSIESDLRLRSANSSQEYWPLDTKDEGHDTDTSCRSTPSLECQEQRLRVDHLPLLTIEPPSDSSAEHSDRSDRSSVKRPPVYEPHGGSHIVASSKASPKHISHGPPPRAPSRDDEAPLRHRHRALESHLAINGSANRQSKSESDFSDGDNDSINSTSNSNDTINCSSESSRDSLREQTLCKQTYHKETRNSWDSPVFSNDVIRKRHYRIGLNLFNKKPEKGVQYLTERGFVPDTPVGVAHFLLQRKGLSRQMIGEFLGNRQKQFNRDVLDCVVDEMDFSSMELDEALRKFQNHIRVQGEAQKVERLIEAYSQRYCICNPTVVRQFRNPDTIFILAFAIILLNTDMYSPNVKPERKMKLEDFVKNLRGVDDGEDIPRETLVGIYERIRKRELKTNEDHVSQVQKVEKLIVGKKPIGSLHHGIGCVLSLPHRRLVCYCRLFEVPDPNKLQKLGLHQREIFLFNDLLVVTKIFQKKKNSVTYSFRQSFSLYGMQVLMFENQYYGNGIRLTSAIPGADIKVLINFNAPNPQDRKKFTDDLRESIAEVQEMEKYRIESELEKQKGVVRPSMSQSSGLKKEAGNGNMNRASLDDTYTMGEGLKRSALSSSLRDLSEAGKRGRRSSAGSLDSNMEGSIINSPHIRRRATTPRSEGPPRGHPTIPNSSSLLGSLFGSKRGKPSSQSHPPLPLPGHPTLISHTPHPSNLHHTAQQVAQAQLHHSQYCHVQQNPPPYHHHHHYHPPPHTQYHQHPAAYASSSHTHQHTHPHPHVPQHSHGTHSQHSHHASHSQHAPHHHSQLQGPAPSGPKPKHSGISTVV from the exons TGTGGAGGGGGATGCGCGGCCCAGTGAGAGTGACGGTGGAGCAAGCTACAGGGGCCCAGTGATAAGCCCAGACCGCTTCGAGGGTCCCCTCTACGGCCACGGGGTGCAGCCGGGCCCCCAGCGCCCCCCCCGCAGGCCCAAGCTCCAGCACTCGCAGTCCATCCTTCGCAAGCAGGCCGAGGAGGAGGCCATCAAGCGCTCCCGCTCGCTCTCCGAGGGCTATGAGCTCTCCGCTGACCTCCAGGACAAACAG GTGGAGATGCTGGAGCGTAAATATGGAGGACGCTTCATAACCCGGCATGCGGCCCGCACCATCCAGACAGCCTTCCGCCAGTACCAGATGAACAAAAACTTTGAGCGTCTCAGGAGTTCTATGTCTGAGAACCGCATGTCCCGACGCATCGTTCTGTCCAACATGAGGATGCAGTTCTCCTTCGAGGGCCCTGAGAAAGTCCACAGCTCCTACTTCGAGGGGAAACAGGTGTCCCTGACAGACGACGGCACCCCCCTGGCCTTGGTACAGTCCGAGTGCGGGGACATGGAGGTCCACCACCAGGCCAACATGGCGTCTCACCCTGCTTCCCAGAACGACCTGACGGACGCCATCACGGAGTTGGAGGACGCCTTCTCCAGGCAGGTGAAGTCTCTGGCCGAGTCCATTGATGACGCCTTGAACTGCCGCAGCCTGCAGGGCGACGAGGGTCTTGACCATGAGGCCATGGGCTGCCccgaggtagagagggaggtggcCTATCAGGTGAAGCCTCACCGCGGGGTGGCGGGGCGCATGCGAGAGGACATGATGGCGTCCTACAGCGATGTGACTCTGTTTATCGACGAGGAGGAGCTGTCTCCCTCTATGGGGCTATCGCGGGGGTCAGGTGACCAGCCCTCCAGCATTGAGTCAGACCTACGCCTGCGCTCAGCCAACTCCTCCCAGGAGTACTGGCCCCTGGACACCAAAGATGAGGGGCATGACACAGACACCAGCTGCCGCAGCACCCCTTCCCTGGAGTGCCAGGAGCAGCGGCTCAGGGTGGACCACCTCCCCCTGCTGACCATCGAGCCGCCAAGCGACAGCTCCGCCGAACACAGTGACCGCTCTGACCGTAGCTCCGTCAAACGGCCGCCCGTCTACGAGCCTCACGGGGGCAGCCACATCGTGGCGTCCTCCAAGGCTAGCCCCAAACACATCTCTCATGGCCCACCCCCGCGGGCACCCTCCAGGGACGACGAGGCACCCCTCCGCCACCGCCACCGGGCGCTGGAAAGCCACCTGGCCATCAACGGCTCTGCCAATCGGCAAAGCAAGTCTGAGTCTGACTTCTCGGACGGGGATAACGACAGCATCAACAGCACATCGAACTCCAACGACACCATCAATTGCAGCTCTGAGTCGTCCAGGGACAGCCTGAGGGAGCAGACACTCTGCAAGCAGACATACCACAAAGAGACACGTAACAGCTGGGACTCGCCCGTCTTCAGCAACGATGTGATCCGCAAAAGGCACTACCGCATCGGCCTGAACCTCTTCAACAA GAAGCCAGAGAAAGGCGTACAGTACTTGACTGAGAGAGGGTTCGTCCCGGACACACCTGTGGGTGTGGCTCACTTCCTGCTTCAGAGGAAGGGCCTGAGCAGGCAGATGATTGGAGAGTTCCTGGGCAACCGTCAGAAACAGTTCAACAGAGACGTCCTGGA CTGTGTGGTGGATGAGATGGATTTCTCGTCAATGGAGCTGGACGAGGCACTGAGAAAGTTCCAGAACCACATTCGGGTCCAGGGAGAGGCCCAGAAGGTGGAGCGCCTCATCGAAGCCTACAG CCAACGCTACTGCATCTGTAACCCCACGGTAGTGCGACAGTTCCGGAACCCTGACACCATCTTCATCCTGGCCTTCGCCATCATCCTCCTCAACACAGACATGTACAGCCCCAACGTCAAGCCGGAGAGGAAGATGAAGCTGGAGGACTTTGTCAAGAACCTccgag gggTGGATGATGGGGAGGACATCCCCAGGGAGACTCTGGTGGGAATTTATGAAAGGATCAGGAAGAGGGAGCTGAAGACAAACGAGGACCACGTGTCTCAGGTTCAGAAGGTGGAGAAACTCATAGTGGGGAAGAAACCG ATTGGATCTCTCCACCATGGAATAGGATGT GTGCTGTCCCTGCCCCATCGCAGGCTAGTGTGCTACTGTCGACTGTTTGAAGTGCCAGACCCCAACAAGCTCCAGAAGTTAGGCCTGCACCAGCGGGAGATCTTCCTGTTTAATGACCTTCTGGTG GTGACAAAGATTTTCCAGAAGAAGAAGAACTCTGTGACATACAGCTTCCGGcagtctttctctctgtatgggATGCAGGTTCTGATGTTTGAGAACCAGT ATTACGGGAATGGAATCAGACTTACATCAGCCATACCAGGTGCCGACATCAAGGTCCTCATCAACTTTAATGCGCCCAACCCCCAGGACCGCAAGAAGTTCACTGACGACCTGCGAGAGTCTATCGCCGAGGTCCAGGAAATGGAGAAATACAGGATAGAGT CTGAGCTTGAGAAGCAGAAAGGGGTGGTGAGGCCCAGTATGTCCCAGAGCTCTGGGCTGAAGAAGGAGGCTGGCAATGGCAACATGAACCGTGCCAGTCTGGATGACACCTACACCATGGGCGAGGGCCTGAAGAGGAGCGCCCTCAGCAGCTCCCTCCGCGACCTCTCCGAAGCAG GCAAGCGTGGGCGTCGCAGCAGTGCAGGATCACTAGACAGCAATATGGAA GGGTCCATCATTAACAGTCCTCACATACGCCGGAGAGCCACAACCCCACGCAGTGAGGGCCCGCCCCGGGGCCACCCTACCATCCccaactcctcctccctcctcggGTCGCTCTTTGGCAGCAAACGGGGGAAGCCTTCATCCCAgagccatcctcctcttcctctgcctgGTCACCCCACCCTCATCTCCCACACGCCCCATCCGTCCAACCTTCACCACACAGCCCAGCAGGTAGCCCAGGCCCAGCTCCACCACTCCCAGTACTGCCACGTCCAACAGAACCcccctccctaccaccaccaccaccattaccaccccCCTCCCCATACACAGTACCACCAGCACCCGGCAGCATATGCATcctcctcccacacacaccaacacacccaccCCCACCCGCATGTACCACAGCACAGCCACGGCACCCATAGCCAGCATTCCCATCACGCCTCACACTCCCAGCATGCCCCTCACCACCACAGTCAGCTGCAGGGCCCGGCACCCAGCGGGCCCAAACCCAAACACAGTGGCATCAGCACCGTGGTGTGA
- the LOC135504664 gene encoding IQ motif and SEC7 domain-containing protein 1-like isoform X5, producing the protein MWCLHCNSEKTQSLLELELDSCVEGDARPSESDGGASYRGPVISPDRFEGPLYGHGVQPGPQRPPRRPKLQHSQSILRKQAEEEAIKRSRSLSEGYELSADLQDKQVEMLERKYGGRFITRHAARTIQTAFRQYQMNKNFERLRSSMSENRMSRRIVLSNMRMQFSFEGPEKVHSSYFEGKQVSLTDDGTPLALVQSECGDMEVHHQANMASHPASQNDLTDAITELEDAFSRQVKSLAESIDDALNCRSLQGDEGLDHEAMGCPEVEREVAYQVKPHRGVAGRMREDMMASYSDVTLFIDEEELSPSMGLSRGSGDQPSSIESDLRLRSANSSQEYWPLDTKDEGHDTDTSCRSTPSLECQEQRLRVDHLPLLTIEPPSDSSAEHSDRSDRSSVKRPPVYEPHGGSHIVASSKASPKHISHGPPPRAPSRDDEAPLRHRHRALESHLAINGSANRQSKSESDFSDGDNDSINSTSNSNDTINCSSESSRDSLREQTLCKQTYHKETRNSWDSPVFSNDVIRKRHYRIGLNLFNKKPEKGVQYLTERGFVPDTPVGVAHFLLQRKGLSRQMIGEFLGNRQKQFNRDVLDCVVDEMDFSSMELDEALRKFQNHIRVQGEAQKVERLIEAYSQRYCICNPTVVRQFRNPDTIFILAFAIILLNTDMYSPNVKPERKMKLEDFVKNLRGVDDGEDIPRETLVGIYERIRKRELKTNEDHVSQVQKVEKLIVGKKPIGSLHHGIGCVLSLPHRRLVCYCRLFEVPDPNKLQKLGLHQREIFLFNDLLVVTKIFQKKKNSVTYSFRQSFSLYGMQVLMFENQYYGNGIRLTSAIPGADIKVLINFNAPNPQDRKKFTDDLRESIAEVQEMEKYRIESELEKQKGVVRPSMSQSSGLKKEAGNGNMNRASLDDTYTMGEGLKRSALSSSLRDLSEAGKRGRRSSAGSLDSNMEGSIINSPHIRRRATTPRSEGPPRGHPTIPNSSSLLGSLFGSKRGKPSSQSHPPLPLPGHPTLISHTPHPSNLHHTAQQVAQAQLHHSQYCHVQQNPPPYHHHHHYHPPPHTQYHQHPAAYASSSHTHQHTHPHPHVPQHSHGTHSQHSHHASHSQHAPHHHSQLQGPAPSGPKPKHSGISTVV; encoded by the exons TGTGGAGGGGGATGCGCGGCCCAGTGAGAGTGACGGTGGAGCAAGCTACAGGGGCCCAGTGATAAGCCCAGACCGCTTCGAGGGTCCCCTCTACGGCCACGGGGTGCAGCCGGGCCCCCAGCGCCCCCCCCGCAGGCCCAAGCTCCAGCACTCGCAGTCCATCCTTCGCAAGCAGGCCGAGGAGGAGGCCATCAAGCGCTCCCGCTCGCTCTCCGAGGGCTATGAGCTCTCCGCTGACCTCCAGGACAAACAG GTGGAGATGCTGGAGCGTAAATATGGAGGACGCTTCATAACCCGGCATGCGGCCCGCACCATCCAGACAGCCTTCCGCCAGTACCAGATGAACAAAAACTTTGAGCGTCTCAGGAGTTCTATGTCTGAGAACCGCATGTCCCGACGCATCGTTCTGTCCAACATGAGGATGCAGTTCTCCTTCGAGGGCCCTGAGAAAGTCCACAGCTCCTACTTCGAGGGGAAACAGGTGTCCCTGACAGACGACGGCACCCCCCTGGCCTTGGTACAGTCCGAGTGCGGGGACATGGAGGTCCACCACCAGGCCAACATGGCGTCTCACCCTGCTTCCCAGAACGACCTGACGGACGCCATCACGGAGTTGGAGGACGCCTTCTCCAGGCAGGTGAAGTCTCTGGCCGAGTCCATTGATGACGCCTTGAACTGCCGCAGCCTGCAGGGCGACGAGGGTCTTGACCATGAGGCCATGGGCTGCCccgaggtagagagggaggtggcCTATCAGGTGAAGCCTCACCGCGGGGTGGCGGGGCGCATGCGAGAGGACATGATGGCGTCCTACAGCGATGTGACTCTGTTTATCGACGAGGAGGAGCTGTCTCCCTCTATGGGGCTATCGCGGGGGTCAGGTGACCAGCCCTCCAGCATTGAGTCAGACCTACGCCTGCGCTCAGCCAACTCCTCCCAGGAGTACTGGCCCCTGGACACCAAAGATGAGGGGCATGACACAGACACCAGCTGCCGCAGCACCCCTTCCCTGGAGTGCCAGGAGCAGCGGCTCAGGGTGGACCACCTCCCCCTGCTGACCATCGAGCCGCCAAGCGACAGCTCCGCCGAACACAGTGACCGCTCTGACCGTAGCTCCGTCAAACGGCCGCCCGTCTACGAGCCTCACGGGGGCAGCCACATCGTGGCGTCCTCCAAGGCTAGCCCCAAACACATCTCTCATGGCCCACCCCCGCGGGCACCCTCCAGGGACGACGAGGCACCCCTCCGCCACCGCCACCGGGCGCTGGAAAGCCACCTGGCCATCAACGGCTCTGCCAATCGGCAAAGCAAGTCTGAGTCTGACTTCTCGGACGGGGATAACGACAGCATCAACAGCACATCGAACTCCAACGACACCATCAATTGCAGCTCTGAGTCGTCCAGGGACAGCCTGAGGGAGCAGACACTCTGCAAGCAGACATACCACAAAGAGACACGTAACAGCTGGGACTCGCCCGTCTTCAGCAACGATGTGATCCGCAAAAGGCACTACCGCATCGGCCTGAACCTCTTCAACAA GAAGCCAGAGAAAGGCGTACAGTACTTGACTGAGAGAGGGTTCGTCCCGGACACACCTGTGGGTGTGGCTCACTTCCTGCTTCAGAGGAAGGGCCTGAGCAGGCAGATGATTGGAGAGTTCCTGGGCAACCGTCAGAAACAGTTCAACAGAGACGTCCTGGA CTGTGTGGTGGATGAGATGGATTTCTCGTCAATGGAGCTGGACGAGGCACTGAGAAAGTTCCAGAACCACATTCGGGTCCAGGGAGAGGCCCAGAAGGTGGAGCGCCTCATCGAAGCCTACAG CCAACGCTACTGCATCTGTAACCCCACGGTAGTGCGACAGTTCCGGAACCCTGACACCATCTTCATCCTGGCCTTCGCCATCATCCTCCTCAACACAGACATGTACAGCCCCAACGTCAAGCCGGAGAGGAAGATGAAGCTGGAGGACTTTGTCAAGAACCTccgag gggTGGATGATGGGGAGGACATCCCCAGGGAGACTCTGGTGGGAATTTATGAAAGGATCAGGAAGAGGGAGCTGAAGACAAACGAGGACCACGTGTCTCAGGTTCAGAAGGTGGAGAAACTCATAGTGGGGAAGAAACCG ATTGGATCTCTCCACCATGGAATAGGATGT GTGCTGTCCCTGCCCCATCGCAGGCTAGTGTGCTACTGTCGACTGTTTGAAGTGCCAGACCCCAACAAGCTCCAGAAGTTAGGCCTGCACCAGCGGGAGATCTTCCTGTTTAATGACCTTCTGGTG GTGACAAAGATTTTCCAGAAGAAGAAGAACTCTGTGACATACAGCTTCCGGcagtctttctctctgtatgggATGCAGGTTCTGATGTTTGAGAACCAGT ATTACGGGAATGGAATCAGACTTACATCAGCCATACCAGGTGCCGACATCAAGGTCCTCATCAACTTTAATGCGCCCAACCCCCAGGACCGCAAGAAGTTCACTGACGACCTGCGAGAGTCTATCGCCGAGGTCCAGGAAATGGAGAAATACAGGATAGAGT CTGAGCTTGAGAAGCAGAAAGGGGTGGTGAGGCCCAGTATGTCCCAGAGCTCTGGGCTGAAGAAGGAGGCTGGCAATGGCAACATGAACCGTGCCAGTCTGGATGACACCTACACCATGGGCGAGGGCCTGAAGAGGAGCGCCCTCAGCAGCTCCCTCCGCGACCTCTCCGAAGCAG GCAAGCGTGGGCGTCGCAGCAGTGCAGGATCACTAGACAGCAATATGGAA GGGTCCATCATTAACAGTCCTCACATACGCCGGAGAGCCACAACCCCACGCAGTGAGGGCCCGCCCCGGGGCCACCCTACCATCCccaactcctcctccctcctcggGTCGCTCTTTGGCAGCAAACGGGGGAAGCCTTCATCCCAgagccatcctcctcttcctctgcctgGTCACCCCACCCTCATCTCCCACACGCCCCATCCGTCCAACCTTCACCACACAGCCCAGCAGGTAGCCCAGGCCCAGCTCCACCACTCCCAGTACTGCCACGTCCAACAGAACCcccctccctaccaccaccaccaccattaccaccccCCTCCCCATACACAGTACCACCAGCACCCGGCAGCATATGCATcctcctcccacacacaccaacacacccaccCCCACCCGCATGTACCACAGCACAGCCACGGCACCCATAGCCAGCATTCCCATCACGCCTCACACTCCCAGCATGCCCCTCACCACCACAGTCAGCTGCAGGGCCCGGCACCCAGCGGGCCCAAACCCAAACACAGTGGCATCAGCACCGTGGTGTGA